The Setaria viridis chromosome 6, Setaria_viridis_v4.0, whole genome shotgun sequence genome contains a region encoding:
- the LOC117862173 gene encoding 14-3-3-like protein GF14-C, whose translation MSREENVYMAKLAEQAERYEEMVEYMEKVAKTVDVEELTVEERNLLSVAYKNVIGARRASWRIVSSIEQKEESRKNEEHVAQIKEYRGKIEAELSNICDGILKLLDSHLVPSSTAAESKVFYLKMKGDYHRYLAEFKTGTERKESAESTMVAYKAAQDIALAELAPTHPIRLGLALNFSVFYYEILSSPDKACNLAKQAFDEAISELDTLGEESYKDSTLIMQLLRDNLTLWTSDLTEDGAEEGKEAPKGDAGEA comes from the exons ATGTCGCGGGAGGAGAATGTCTACATGGCCAAGCTGGCTGAGCAGGCAGAACGGTACGAGGAGATGGTTGAGTACATGGAGAAGGTGGCTAAGACCGTAGATGTGGAAGAGCTCACCGTTGAGGAGCGTAACCTCCTGTCTGTTGCTTACAAGAATGTGATTGGGGCTCGCCGTGCCTCATGGCGCATTGTCTCCTCCATTGAGCAGAAGGAGGAGTCCCGCAAGAACGAGGAACATGTCGCTCAGATCAAGGAATACCGTGGCAAGATTGAGGCTGAATTGAGcaatatttgtgatggtatcCTGAAGCTGCTTGACTCGCACCTTGTGCCTTCCTCCACTGCTGCAGAGTCAAAGGTGTTCTACCTCAAGATGAAGGGTGATTATCACAG gTACCTTGCTGAGTTTAAGACTGGTACTGAGAGGAAGGAATCTGCAGAGAGCACAATGGTGGCTTATAAGGCAGCTCAG GATATTGCACTGGCTGAACTGGCACCTACCCATCCCATAAGGCTTGGACTTGCACTTAACTTCTCAGTGTTCTATTATGAGATTCTGAGCTCTCCGGACAAAGCTTGCAACCTAGCAAAGCAG GCATTTGACGAGGCTATCTCCGAGTTGGACACCCTTGGAGAGGAGTCATACAAAGACAGCACCTTGATCATGCAGCTCCTGAGGGACAACTTGACCCTCTGGACCTCCGACCTCACG GAGGATGGTGCTGAGGAGGGCAAAGAAGCCCCCAAGGGCGATGCTGGTGAGGCTTAG